The DNA sequence GGGTGGGCATTGCCCTCTGGAAGCTGGCCACCGGTTCCGATTACCGAACCGTGGGGCACCTCTTCGGGGTCGGCGTCACCACGGTCTGCAGGTGCCTGCACGAGTTCTGCCAGGCGGTTAACCGGATAGTCCTGCCCGAGGTCTTGCCCGAGCTCAAGcccgaggagctggaggacatGGCCGCCCTCTTCGAGCGGGAGTGGGGCGTGCCACAGTGCGTCGGGGTCGTCGACAGCTCCCACGTCCCGATCATAGCGCCGAAGGAGCTCCACCGCGACTACTGCAACTCCAGAGACCTGCACTCCGTCGTCCTGCAGGCGGCGGTCGACGCCCGAGGGCTGTTTTGGAACGTGTGCGCGGGGTTCCCCGGCGGCGCCAGCGACGCCGACGTGCTCCGGCGGTCGAGCCTGTGGACCCTGGCCCGCCGCAGCGCCCTCTTCTCCAGCCGCACGAGGAGCATTTGCGGCGAGGACGTGGGGTACTACGTGATCGCGGACTCCGCCTATCCTCTGCAGAGCTGGCTCATGAGACCGTTCGAGGACACGGGGGCCCTCAGCGACCGGCAGAAGCGCTTCAACTCCAGGATCGGTCGGGCGGGATCGGTTGCGGAGAACGCGTTTGGGCGGTTGAAGGGGAGGTGGCGCTGCCTGACGAAGAGGAACGATTGCAACGTGGACGTGATCCGGGCCATGGTTGTGACCTGCTGCGTGCTTCACAACCTCTGCGAAAGGAACGGAGAGGCCTTCGCAGGGGAGCCGGACGGCCCGGAAACGCAACAGCCCGCGCACGCTGTTTCACCCGCGGACGATCCTGAGGGGGCTGCAGTCCGTAACGCACTCGTGCAGTACTTCAGTTTGGAGCGGTGAAGACTACACCAGTCAAATCAACTGCATGAGCTAGTGCCTAGTGCAGTGGTaaccagtcctgttcctggagatctaccacttCGTAGGTTTTTCACTCTAATCCTGACAATGCTCACGTCATTCAGACGTTAGAgatctttgttgagctgctaattagtaaattcaagtgtgccaaattagggctgcaatgaaaacctacaggatggtggatctccaggaacagggttggttacgaCTGCCCCAGtgcatggatactcaaatctggacctcaaatcCAATTTGGCCCTGGTTTAGTTTTCCCCCAGGTAactaactgaacaattagtgctactggttggccagactgtcttcataCCTGATTCCCAGGTATAGGGAgagtggaaaaccagcagttcttggaccttGAGGGCCATAATTAGAGTAACAGGACCCTAGTGGCTTTTAATTCTCACGTATTTGGTCGTCCTTCACCATGCAGCTTAGAATGCTGGG is a window from the Anguilla rostrata isolate EN2019 chromosome 14, ASM1855537v3, whole genome shotgun sequence genome containing:
- the LOC135240108 gene encoding uncharacterized protein LOC135240108, which encodes MADDTDECEALLVHMYLCLQSVLDSYKKRQAIRAKRIEEANRPPAVLRNSNRKYVSVLRRGLQRRNMSVLMANFQRRRKVALWKHLRSSEWWDNVACSFTDSQWQRSFRVSRDTFRYLCAKVKPAIERKDTVLRLCVPLEKRVGIALWKLATGSDYRTVGHLFGVGVTTVCRCLHEFCQAVNRIVLPEVLPELKPEELEDMAALFEREWGVPQCVGVVDSSHVPIIAPKELHRDYCNSRDLHSVVLQAAVDARGLFWNVCAGFPGGASDADVLRRSSLWTLARRSALFSSRTRSICGEDVGYYVIADSAYPLQSWLMRPFEDTGALSDRQKRFNSRIGRAGSVAENAFGRLKGRWRCLTKRNDCNVDVIRAMVVTCCVLHNLCERNGEAFAGEPDGPETQQPAHAVSPADDPEGAAVRNALVQYFSLER